One genomic segment of Centroberyx gerrardi isolate f3 chromosome 4, fCenGer3.hap1.cur.20231027, whole genome shotgun sequence includes these proteins:
- the LOC139912909 gene encoding interferon-induced transmembrane protein 5-like, producing MDNHSYNYPSDCTPLTNCKSARKPAGSTVVNMGNTGKNAPRDYLVWSLCNTLYVNFCCLGFMALVYSIKARDQKTQGNLQLAQECSDKAKWYNILAAGWNLLVPLLVIVLLVLLLVHLGTSQGSFDFFGEDGFQSFMKLFSW from the exons ATGGACAACCACTCGTACAACTACCCGTCCGACTGCACCCCGCTCACCAACTGTAAGTCTGCCCGTAAACCGGCCGGATCCACCGTGGTGAACATGGGCAACACCGGCAAGAACGCTCCTCGGGACTACCTGGTGTGGTCGCTGTGCAACACCCTGTACGTTAACTTCTGCTGCCTGGGCTTCATGGCTCTCGTCTACTCCATCAAG gccaGGGACCAGAAGACTCAGGGCAACCTGCAACTGGCCCAGGAGTGTTCAGACAAGGCCAAGTGGTACAACATCCTGGCAGCTGGCTGGAACCTGCTGGTTCCCCTCCTGGTCATCGTCCTGCTGGTCCTGCTGCTGGTCCACCTGGGAACCTCGCAGGGCTCCTTCGACTTCTTCGGAGAGGACGGCTTCCAGAGCTTCATGAAACTGTTCAGCtggtag